The Rhodanobacter humi DNA window AGGAGCCTTCTGCATCGTCAGCTTCAGCCGTGTGCGCGGTTCACTACGCTTGACCATCGGCGGCGCTTTTCCGAAGTCCAGCTTGCCTCCCCGGATATTGCGCTGCTTCTTGCCACGCTTGACCTTGCCGTAGCCAACCCGGTCGCCCCAGTCCTTGATGATGCCGTCAACTACCTTGCTCATTTCAGGCTCCACCGCTCGATGCTCGCACCCATGACCTTGCTGACCTTCTCGGCGTGGGCACGGATTTCGTTGCGAAGGCGTTCGATGTAGTCAACCGTGATCGTGTCCGGGTGACCTTCGTTCAGACGCTTCGCGATCTGATTCAGGTTTCGGCCGATGGCAAGCAGTTGGTAGTTCGATTCGCCCAGCGATTCAATCTCGCGCATACCGGCCTGCGGTTGCTTGGTGAGCGTGCCCCTGACCACGTTCACCAACCACGACTGCCTTGAGCAGCCCTCGCCCCGTGCCCTGGCATCGACCGCCGCCAGCTCCGATTTCGTGAGCCGAATCTCGACGCGCTTTTTCTCCCCGGTATCTGGCCGCTCGTCCACCTGCTTCGCGGGCTCGATAGCCCCCTGTTCCACGCGCTCCATTTCGCGTTGGATTGAAGCTCTCAACGCAGCTCCCGGCCCGATCTGCCGCTTTTGGCAATACAGCTCCCAAGCCTCTTTCAGCTTCTCGCCTAGATAGACCTTTAAGTGAGCTTTTGACATAGGGGGGGCAACAATCCGGACACCGTAGGGGGCCATTCTACCGGCGTTAGCCTATCCTGCAATAGCCCACACCCCCCCTAACTTTTTTGAGATTCTCAAATCTTCCGCCCCTAGAAAAGCGAAAGCCGCCCATACAGGCGGCTTTTCAATCGGCGACGCGAAGCTGGTCAGAAGTTCGTGCAGTTCTCGACCTTCATCGCCACGCCCGGTTTGACCTGGTGCGCTTGATACGATCCTTTCGGAAGCTCCAATGCGAAGCGTGCTGGATCAAGGGACAGGTGGTAGTGCTCGCTGTCGGCCTCCATGTCCTCGCTGCGAATCAACCTGCCCTGCCCGTCGAAGAAACCGATGCTTAGCGGGAAATGCGTGTCCTTCATCCAGAAGGCCAACCGCTCCGGCTGCCCGAAATCGAAGAGCATCCCCTTCCCTGGTGACGCCCTCCCCGAAAGGCCGTGCGCCTGCTGCGCCTTCGTGGTGGCTACCGGGACTCTTTCGAGCCGGTAGCCATTGGAAAAGGCCAACGAACAAACCTTCTCCGGAGAACTGCCGCCCTTCATTGCCCAAGCCACGCCCCAGCTAACAGCGAGGGCAATGGCAATCCAGCACATCGCCCGCCCGTTCATGCCGATTCCTTCGACAGGTAATTGATCTTGACCCTCCCTGCATCCACCTCGTCATCCCCGCTGCCGTCCTCGTAGCGGATTCGCAACAGCCCGGCCGCCGAAGGCATCCGGAAGACCACCATCGCCGCCCTACCCTCGAACTCAACCAGCATCAACGGCTTCTTCAACTTGTCGGACTCGGGCGCGTCGTCGGGGTCTTTTTCCAGGTCGGGGTTATGCGCTGGGATACGCTGCACCTGCACGCTGCCTCGACCTTCACCAGGTTCCGATCCTGCCCCGGCATGTCCATCCTCGCCACCACCCTTTCCAGCTTTCTGCGTAGCGTCCCGATCCTTCGTACTGCCCGCCCGGTCAGCACTTGAGCCACCCTCCCCGCCCTTCGCGACGCTCTGCCCGGCCGTGGGGTCTTTGCCCTTGCCCTGGCCACCTTCAGCATCGCCTGCCGCCCCGGCAATGCCACCCTTCTTGCCTTTCAGAGCGTCGCCGAGTGCGGCGATCGTTTTGCGAGTGACTTCCTCGGTTGTGGCGCACCAGTCCTGCACCTGCTCCGGGTACTTGTCGTGGAGCTTCACCAGGTCATGCAGATACTGCGCCGACGTACAGCGGCCAGTGCTGTACAGGTCTTCAATGCAGACGGGCGCGTCGATCAGTGCAGAATGCCAAGTGATGACGGCATTGTCCTTTCCCAGCTTCTTCGCGATCTCGCTCTTCTTCGCGCCCTCGGCCAGCTTCTTCTTGATGAACATCGCCAATTCCATTGGCTTCAGGTCTGCGCGCTGGATGTTCTCGACCACTTGGTCATAGTCGTCATGTGCGTTGTCGACGAACGCTGGAATGTCGGCCAGCCCAAGCGCCTTGGATGCGCGATAGCGCCGCGCCCCATAGTTCAGCAGCCAGCGCCCGGAAACGTCCGGGTTCGGGCGTACAGAAACCGGCGTCTTGACGCCGCTGCGGGCGATGCTCGCCTGAAGCGCCTGCATTTCGTCCTCGGGAAACTCCGTGCGCGGCTGGTGCGGATCTTCGTCAATGTCAGCCAGCGCGATCCGTGGCGCTTCGCGTGGCGTGCCATCGTCAATAGCGGCAGCAACCGGCGTAGCCGGCGCATTCAGTGCAGACAGGTCTAGTGCCATTACAGGACTCCCATAGTCGAAGCGATTTTCTCGAAGGTCGGTTTGATCTGGGCCCATGCCTCCCGGCCGCTTGTCTTGCCGAGCTTCCACACCGGAATCCCGGCCGCCTGGGCTTCCGGTATCGCCGTGGACTTCTTGATGGCGGCGTAACCATTCCCGGTCGCGATCATCAAGCTGGCAAACGCCGCCGCGAGATCCTTTAGGTTCTCGCGCTGGAACGGCGTGGGCTCAACCAGATTCGGAAGAATCCCGATCAGCTTCAGCTTCGGGTTGATCGTCGCTTGAATCTTCCGAATGCCAATGCTGTCGTGGTTGAGCAAATCACCGATACCGTCAATCGCTTCCTGATTAAGCTGGATCGGCGACAAGACGAAATCAGCCACGACCAAAGAGGCGAGTTGGCGAATGTCGGGGTTGGGATTGGTGTCGATGATGCAGACGTCAAAATCCGCGTCCACGGCCTTCAAGAAAGCCTGCAGGTTGCTCGCGAAGAGGTTGTGCGCCTGCTTGCCTTGAACCTCCATGCCGAGCAATTCAGCGTTGTCCGCAGCCAGCAGCACGAACGGTTCATCTTCGACGCCTTTCACCTTGGCGGTCAGCACACGGCTGGCTGGAATCTGTGAGACGGTCGCGATGCCGCCAGTGCGCAGCGCCTTCGATGAATTGCGCTGGTGATCGAAGTCGATCACCAGGACGCGCTTACCGACGATCAGCTGCAGGTAGTACGCCAGCTGGACGGCGACGGCAGACTTGCCCACACCTCCTTTCTGGTTTGCCATGACGATAGTTTTCATGCCGGGTCGACCCTCTAAGTAGTTGCGCAACGTGGATTCGGAAACAGCAGCGCCGCCTTCCATGAGGTAGGTAAGGATCTGCTCTACGGAATAACCCTTGGCCTGGAGCGTGCGGATCTCGGTGTCGCGTTCGCGCAGGGCGAGGATGGAAGAGGGCGGCTCGCTGCGAATAAACTCAGCCAACCGATCCTTCTCGACCTTCTTGATGAACCGCGAACGTAAGGTGTTGGCGTTCTGTGGTCGCATGTCGAAAGCAGCTGCCACTTCGGCCAGCTGCCGCCCCTCGACAAGCAACGCGTGGACAACACCTAAAGAACGCTCCGACCACTGGCACCGGGATGCGACGCGCTGAAAGCGCGCCTCATCTATGCGGGTCAGGGTAGGGCGCATGGGTTACCGTGCCGCCTGGGCGAACTGCTCCCGCTTCTCTTTGCCGGGTGCCCCGAACTGGAAATCCTCGACGAGGAAGTTGAAGTCGTACACGTCCTCGCCGTTCCTCTGGTAGTTGTTGTTCTCGATCCTGGCGAACACCACCAGCTGATCGCCCTTCATCGCGTTCTTGGCGATGGCTTCAGCCTTCCCGCGAAAAGCCGTGAACTGGATCGCCACCGACCGCTCTTTCGCCTCACCGCTGGCATCCTTGCCGGCATACTCGTTTGCAATCAGCGTGAACTTGGCCACGGCACGATCACCAGCGCCGGTCAGAGACGCGGCCTTGGCGAGATTCCCGACGAACATAAGCTGCTGCATGTGCTGAACTCCTGTAGTGGTAGCAGTCACCGCGACTGCAGTTGCAGTATATAACACAACATAACACAACATGCGCGGGACACTGCTAACGGTGCTGGCCGTTATACCAAGATTCATAATCTTGGTATCGACCGCGCCGACCTGGCACACCTCGGCCGGACGGCCACGGCTAGGCTCGCGTGCTTCGCACGCTCGGGCCTCCCTTGCTCGCTGACGCTCGCTCTCGGCCCCGCCTGTGCGGCCTCTACGCCGTGACCGCCGTGGAAATTTCGACGGAACGTGCAAGTGACGAAAAGCGGTTTGCCGTGGAGAAAAGCAGGGCAGGCCTGCCGCGATGCTCATGCCGCTGTCAGCGGCCCGTGGGGCTCGACTCGCGCCGACCCATCAGACGGCTACGCCTTTGGCCTGGGCGAGCCTGTACGCGCCACTGGAACGCCCCTAACACCCGAAGATTTCCGGCTCGTCGACCTTCTTCCGCTGACCCGCTTTTTGAGGAGGGGGAGCCGCCCGCCGTAGGCGGGTGGGGGAGGGCGGTACGCCCTCCCCAGGGGGTCGAAGTTGCGACCGTAGCGCCGTAGGCGCGTAGGGAGGACAGGGGGGCGCAGCCCCCGCAACTGCTGTTGTTCTTGCTCTGGGACTTTGATGCAGTTGCCGGCAGGAAGCCGGCTCCTTTTTGTTCTTGATCTGCCTTTCGATCCGCGTGGTGCTTGATCGGAGCGAAGGGCGGGCAGGACGCCCGACCAAGGCCGCAGCCGCAGGCTGCGGGGCGAAGCCAAGGATGGCGAAGGGTCGGCGGTGAGCCGCCCGTTTGCGAGTTATCCCCGATTTGCGCCGCGCAACTACAGGTGCTTTTTTAGAACAGGAAAAGCATAAAGGCTTAACTACAGGGGGGCGCTGTGAAAACGGCCGCAAACCGTTGCTGCGCAAGGCTTTGGGGGCGTTTTGCTGCCTCGACGGCGGGAGTTGTTCAGCGCACTCGCGGGAGTTGTTCAGCGCATCAGCGGGAGTTCTTCAGCGCGCTTTCTGTGGACAAGTCGAGCGAAGTTGTTGTTTTCACGCAACTTTGACTGCCGGGAGTTCTTCAGCGTGGATAAGTTGGCGAATCCACCGCCTTATCCACCGCTCGCGGGAGTTCTTCAGCGCACCTTGCGGGAGTTCTTCAGCGGGCTGCGGCATACCGCTAGAACAAGTCCGCCTGACGGGTGATGTGGGGCGGCGAGGGCGCAAGAATCAGCCCGCTGTCGGTCACTTCGACGTTGGCCTTGCTGTAGACGGTCGTGACGGCCTTCAACGCTGTAATGAAGGCCTTTTTGAAGTCGCGCACGGCCGAGGCTGTGGAGTAGGTGCTACCGAACTGGTGCATGAGGGCTTCCCACGGAATCGGCCGCGAACGCCGCTGCAGGTAGCTCATGCGGTAGGTCAGCCAGGTGTAGACGTCCATCGCCAGCGGCGAGCCGCGCAGGGCGCGGTAGGCACGCAAATCAATCGGTACTGGACGGGTGATGCACTCGCGGAAAAAACTTTCGGACAAGGAAACTTCGCTCTTCCAGGAGCCCGCCAACTCTCGCACCTGGGGAACCCAAAGTTTGTCTTCCTTGCCCTTCTGCAGATCCGTGTCGGGTACGGTTTCATCAAGCCCGAGTGCGTCTGCAAAGTCGTCCGCGAGCTGCAAGCCGTCAGCGATCATCACGTTGCGCAACCGGAAGCCTCGTCCTTCCAGCCCGCCGCTGTACTGCGCCGTGATGAGCGAGCCGAAGAGGCGCTTCATTTGCTCGGTAACGCGTGTGGCGGTGCCACGCGCCCCGCCGCTGCTGCTGCGCACTTCCAGCACGTCGCGCAAGAACTGCGATAGCGAGTCGCCCAGCTCGATCACGGGCGACTTTGTTCGTACCGCCTCGGTGGCCACCCACGACATGAGCAACCGCGGATAGATGCCGAACGGAATGCCGCCCTCGTAACCGGCCACGATACGTAACGCGAAATCACCGTTCTGCCGCTTGAAAACGTCCGCCTTCGGATCTTTGTAAGGCATCGTCGCCAGCACCAGGGCGCGGGCCATAAAGCCCACGGAACCGGCGCTCTTCGCGTCCTCATTCTCGATGTGGAACTGTTCTTCGATGGCATCCTTGACCCACTGAGGCATCTTGCCTGAGCGGTAATCAATTTCCGTTGGCGCAATCGCCTTCGCGGCTGGCTTTTTGGCCTTTGTGCCGCTGGGCTTTTTGTGTGCCGGCATTGGTCTGTCCTTGCTTTCGTTCATGGTCGATGTGGTGACACGTTCGGCGCCTGGCCAGCTGCAAACTGTCACCATTGCGAATCACCGCCGCTGCGGTGCCTGCAGCTGATGCGCGTCGCCTTCGTGGATGCGCCTGTAAATCTCTTCGCGATGCACTTCAACATTGGCCGGTGCTGCAATCCCGATCCTGACCTGTGTTCCTTTGACGCCTAAAACGGTCACCGTAATGTCGTTGCCGATGTTGAGGGTTTCGCCTACGCGACGAGTGAGAATAAGCATGGGTACGGCTCCTTGTGTGTGACTTCCGCTGGGTAATGATGGTGACGGATCTCGCCGGCGATCGCGCCGATTCTGTCACCATCGCTCGGTCAGCAGGCCTTGCGCCCGCTTCAAAGTGTTGTGCGCCTCATGCAAGTTCGACTGCATGAGCTTGTGCTGTCGGTTCAGATCATCGAACTCTTTGCCACGCTGGATACCGTCACGGGCCGCTTGAATCTGGGGTTCGGGGAGCAATGGAACGGAAAACCGGGATAAGGGAAAATTACCACTTAAAAACATTGATTTAGATGTTTTTCGGATGATGACATCTCCCCGTCAGTCATCCTCGCCATCGTCCGGATTCCGTAACGGACGCAACTCCCCGCGGGCTACGGCCTCGGGCACGGCAAAGGAATACCGTCCAAGCATGTTGATGTGGTCGTGGGTTAGCGGCGAGAGTCGTGCGACATCCTCATCGCGTACGGGAAAGCCTTCTTGACGTAACTGGTCCAATGCCGCCTCCATGTAGATGGTGTTCCACAAGACAACCATGTTGAGTACCAGACCCAGCGCCCCTAGCTGGTCCTCCTGACCTTCTTGGTAGCGCTGCCGAAGTTCGCCGCGTTTTCCATGAAAGATCGCACGCGCAACGCTGTGGCGTCCTTCACCGCGATTGAGCTGAGTCAGTGTTCCGCGTCGTTTCGCTTCGTCGTCGATATAGGTCAGCGTATGTAGCGTTTTTTCAATCCTTCCAAACTCCGCCAATGCTTGTGCCAGGCGAGTGGGACGGTCGCCAATCTGCAAGGTCCGCATGATGCCGTTTGCCGATACGCACCCCAGTTTCAACGAGCCCACGAGCCGCAGAATGTCATCCCACTGCTGCTCGATCAATGGCATGTTCACACGCTGGCGTGCCACGGCGTTGAGATCACCATAGTCCGCCTGCGCATCAATACGCCAAAACCGCGTGCCGCCGACATCGGCCAAGCGCGGACAGAATCGATACCCCAATAGACGGAATAATCCAAACACCACATCGCTGTAGGCGCCGGTGTCGGTCATGATCTGGGTCGGTTGCAATTCGGTCGGCTGTTCCAGCACGACGCCCAGCAAGATCAAGCTGTCGCGTAACGTGCCCGGCACGGTGATGTCATTGAGGCCGCTGAACTGATCAGAGATCAGGTTGTACCAAGTCACGCCGCGCTCTCGACCAAAATACTTCGGGTTGGCGGCGGCATGGACGGTGCGCACGGGAACGACGAAGCGCATGCCGTCGGCCGAAGCCACCTCTCCCCCTCCCCACTGCTGGGCGAGTACCAAGCGGTTCTGGGCCGCCACCAAGATGGCATTGGCCGGTGTGATGGTGTCGTTGCGGAAGTAATTCTGGTCGACCCACGACAGACGCGACCGCTTCAGGGCGGCCATATCCGAGCGAATGAGTGGTTCGAATCCGGTATTGCTCGCTTCGGCCAGCAAGACGGCGCAGATACTGATCGGGAGATCCGCGGCGCGAGCGGAGCGTTCAGTGAGATGCGTGAAGGCATCGGTGAAACCGGTACGCGCGGCGATCTCCAGCAAAATTTCCTCGATGTCCACACGCGGAAGACGCGCATTGACCGCGGTGCGCAATGCCAGAAGGGACGCGGGTTCTTCGAGCTTGTCGAGGGAACTGACGACCAATTCGTTCGTTCCTTCGAAGCGCACGGCTGGGTTGTCCGGCAGTCGGGAAGCGACTGCTCGATAGGTGTCATCCAGTTCTTTGGTGATCGCGAGGAGCGTCGGCGAGGGTGTCGGTGATAGACCCAGCGTGCGGCAAATGATGGGACGCGCGGTTTCCCATTCATTGCCGTTGAGCAAGCCTGCGCGCGGATCGGCATACTTCCAGCTGGGAGCGACGAACACGTCACGTCGGCGCAATGACGTGTACAGTTCATCGAGCACGCAGAAGGTATAGGCCCGGTGATCGATACTGCCGTCCTCGCGTACTGCATAGCGCTGCCAGCGTTTGCGAATCACCTCGCGAGGGACATCGTCATCGACCTTGAATCGTCCGGGGTGCGTACGAAGCCACTCATAGGCAGCAACAACCGCCTCACCCGCCGGACTTGCTCCGAAACGAAGGTTCTCCAAGACGAAGGGCAGAAAGCGGCGAATGCGTCGGTAGCGCTCACTCAGTTCGCTATAAAACACATCGTCGGGTGGCCGCACCAAGTTGCTCACTTCCTGAAGCGCCCGTGCAAGGATGTCACGAGGCACCTTGGCGAACAGCGTCTTGCGCAACGTCTTGTCAGGGAGTGTGGTGTCCAACACCACTTGGCAGGCATCGGCCAATAGGGTGGCAGCCCGATCAAGGTCTTTCAGCGTGCGCAAACGCGTCTTTCGATCCTCTTTCCGTGCCGTGGCAAATACGTCCCGCAGTAGCATTTCCAAGACTTCGACGGCATCGTCGTGCGCGGTGGCTTCCAGGCAGTGCACGAAAGCTACCAGGGTGGCCAAGCGCCGAATATCGGGCAAACGGCTAACCGCGCTGGCTTTGGCAGCTCCCGCAAAGCGGGCCAGTGCCGTGACTCGACTGGCCGGAAGATGGGCTACGGTAGGTAGCTCGATGCCGAGTTCGCGGACCACCTGCAGCCGGGTCAGCGCTTGGATGAGTGACGGGCCACTGACTCGGACGGGACCTGATCGCAGCTGATCCAGATGCGAATTTCGGCTGCCGGCCGGCACGGTCAGCAAGCGCTCCAGTCGTTCGCGCTGCTCATCGGAGAGGCTGGTTCCCAATCGCCGCCATAGGTGCTCTTCGACGCGACTCTTTACACGGGCGACAAACCGTTCGAGCGTGCTGCGACCGGGCAGCAGCACCTTATGTGTCAAGAGCCATGCCGTTGCCCGCTCAAACAGAACGCTGGGTCGCTCCGTTCCCGTCCAGCACAACGCATACAGCCAACGCCCCAATCGAAAGCCGACGGACGGTTCGGTGATTTCGACAAAGCCGCAATGACGACGAATATCACTCTGATGATCCCATCGTAGCTCCCCCGTGCGATAGCCATGGAGGGAGGGATCGGTGTCCGTAATCCCCAACTGTTTGGCAACGGTGGACAGCACCAGCGAAGGAAGATCCAGTGGGTCATCGAGGAACGCGCCAAGGTAACGGAGTGTCGTGAGCTGTAACGCGATACCTAGACGATTCGCGTGGCCGCGCCTGCGAGCGATATACACACGATCTGCATCGTCGAGATGGAAATAGCGCGCCAAATCATCGCTGGAAGGTGGGCCGTTGTATCGACCATAGCTCTCACGTTGTTCCTCGGTGACGTAGCTCACAGGCATCAGGGCTTCTTCCATAGAAAGTCGATGCGGGTATGCCATCACAGAAAAATGTGTCTGACCAGAGTGTGCTGCCATCTACCCCGTTCACTCACTCGGCAAGGCCTTATTCCCAGCGACAATCGTTCGCAGTGTTGCGAATCGACGCATCGAGTGTGTCTTAACGAACAGTTGAGAAATGGTTGAGGGGCAGCACGAGCCTCGCTCGCTACTGTGCCGCGGATGTCATAGCGCGCAGGGATATTCGTGGCCCCGATCCGCCTCACCGTTGTGGTGCCCGCGTACAACGAAGCGGAAGTGCTCCCCCTGTTTCATGCGCGTCTTGTCGGCGTGCTCGATGGGATGGCGCTCGATGCGCGGGTGATCTATGTCGATGACGGAAGTCGCGATGGCACATGGCTCGTACTCAACCGGCTGATGGGCCAAGACCCGCGCATCGGCACGCTGCGCTTGAGCCGCAACTTCGGCAAGGAAGCCGCACTGACCGCGGGTCTCGACGCCGTGACGGATGAGGCCGATGCCATCGTCATCATTGATGCCGATCTGCAAGATCCCCCCGAACTCATTCCGGACCTGCTGACACGCTGGCGCGATGGCTACGACGTGGTTTACGCCACTCGCGAACACCGTGAAGGCGAGAGCTGGTTCAAGCGAGCGACGGCACATCTCTTCTATCGATTGATGGCGCGCATGGCGGCGTTCAACGTGCCGCACGATACCGGTGATTTCCGCCTGATGTCGGCGCGTGCGGTGGCCGCGCTGCGCCAGTTGCGCGAGCGCCAACGTTTCATGAAGGGCCTGTTCGGCTGGATCGGCTATCCCCATACGGCGGTCATGTATCAGCGCAGCCCGCGCCAGGCGGGTCGCACCAAATGGAACTACTGGCGGCTGTTCAATCTGGCAGTGGAAGGCATCACTTCGTTTTCCATTTTGCCACTGCGACTGGCCACGGCAGTGGGTGTGGCCACATCGGTGTGCGCTTTCAGCTACGGCGCAGGGGCCTTCATCAAGGCCGTGCTGTGGGGTGATCCGGTCAAAGGGTATCCCTCGCTGATGGTCGTGGTCCTGGTGCTGGGCGGTCTACAACTGCTGGCATTGGGCGTGGTCGGCGAATACCTCGGCCGTGTGTACGCCGAGGTCAAACAGCGGCCGATCTATCTGATCGAAACGGCGTGTCAGGTGCCGATGATGCCCCCGCTACACAGCACGGCACGCGCCGACGCGCCGCCATCGGTGGCCGTCGCATCGCTTCCCACCAAGGACCCTCGATGAGCGTCAAGCACATGGCTCAGAACGATGTTCGTCCAGCGGGTGCGTGGCACGCGCGATTCAGCGCAGCCGCCGTGCTACTGGGGATCGGATGGCTCGCGGCCTGGTTCTACGGATTGGCTGGCCGTGCGCTCGCCGAACCCGACGAGGGACGGTATGCGGAAGTGGCCCACGAGATGTTCACGAGCGGCGATTGGATCACGCCCCGCCTGGATGGCTTCAATTTCTTCGACAAGCCGCCCTTGCATTACTGGGCCAGCGCGACGGCCTATGCGCTCTTCGGTGCGCATCCGTGGAGCGCACGCCTGTGGTGCGCGCTTACCGGTTTGCTGGCGATCGTGGCGATCGGCTGGGCCGGGGCGCGGCTTTTCGGTCGTGAGGCGGGCGGCTACGCGGCCGTCATCCTCGGCAGCTCGTTACTGTTCGTCTTTGCCGCGCATATCAATACGCTGGATATAGGGGTTGCGGCGTTTCTCGCCGTGGGCATGGCGTGTTTTCTGGTCGCGCAATTCGATCCGACCGCACGGCATCTGCGCACGCGACTGAATCTGCTGATGTGGGCAGCGCTGGCCTTGGCGGTGCTGTCCAAAGGGCTCATCGGCGTGGTGTTGCCCGGCATGATCCTGGGCATCTTCATGCTGTGGCAGCGTGACTGGGGGGTACTGCGGCGCGTGTCCCTCGTGCCCGGTGTACTGGTGCTGCTGGTGCTGTGCGCGCCTTGGTTCATTTTGATATGCCGCCTGCATCCGGATTTCTTCGACTATTTCTTCATCCGGGAGCATTTCACGCGGTTCTTGACCTCGGCCGACGGTCGCTCCAAGGTCTTTGGGTTCTTTCTCCCCGTCGTGCTCCTCGGCCTGTTTCCCTGGACGTTGCTGTTGCCGTGGAGCAAAACCAGTTGGCGTGCCATTGGTGCCGGTGGTCCCGCACAACGCTTCCTGCTGGTATGGGTGGGCGTGGTCTTCGTGTTCTTTTCGTTCTCGCATTCCCAGCTGCCGTTCTACATTTTGCCGGTGTTTCCTGCTTTGGCGCTGCTGCTGGGTCGTGCAGCCACGGTGCTGTCGCTGCAGGCCTTGGTGCGCCGTTTTTGGTGGGTCGCCACGCTCACGACCCTGGGTGCCGCCACCGCCACGGCAATCGCGCTCGCCGCGCGCACGGCGATCCCGAAAGCCGTGTTGCAGGATGTGTTGAGCGGCTTGTCTTTGGCCTTGGTGCTGATGGCGCTCGCCGCGATGGTGGGCACCTGGGCGTTGCATCGCGGCCGGCGCCGTACGGCCATCCATGGGCTTGCCCTGGCCACCTTGATCGCGTGGCAGCTCACGCTAGTGTCATCGCAGCCCTTGAACGACATGCGTTCCGCGGATCCGGTCGCTCGCCTCATCCAACCGGAGCTCGGACCGCACACCGAAGTATTCACGGTGCATGCCTATTTGCGGGCGTTGCCGTTCTACCTCGGGCGGCCAGTTACCGTGGTCGACCAGGATTCCGATGATCTGACGCCCGGCTTGGCGTCGCGGCCTGATGGCTACATCGCCGACCTCGCCACGTTCGAGCAGCGCTGGCGCGCCAGCCACGATGCGATCGCGTTGGTCGCGGACGACCTGGTGGGACAGCTGCGCAGCGAAGGGCTGCCGTTTCGTGAGCTGGGCCGGGAAGCCACCGGTGTCATTATCACGCGACACGAAACGGCGCCGCCCTTGCGGTCGACGCCATGACGGGGCGCCGATGATGCGTGATGACACTGACGGGAAGGCAGGGTTCGCACGATGCCCTTTCCCTCGAAGGAACCGACTGATCTCCTGCGCGGAAGATTCATGAATAAGCACGCTACACGCCTCCTGGTCATCGGACTGACGCTCGGTTTGACCGCCTGCGCAAGCTATCGGCCACGACCGCTGGAACCGGCCACCACCGTCGCTGCCTTCGAGCAACGGTCGCTGCGCGATCCGGGGCTGCAGGTGTTTCTGCAACGCCATGACGCCACGCCGACCACGACCACGACGCCATCCTCCTGGGATCTGCGCTCCCTCACGTGGGTGGCTTTGTACTATCAGCCGGATCTTGATGTGGCGCGCGCGAAATGGCGCGTTGCCGAGGCGGCGGTGATCACGGCCGGCGCCCGTCCGAATCCGACGTTGGATTTCACCAATCAGTACAACGTCGATGCACCCGCTGGCGTCGGGCCCTGGACGGTGGGCCCGACGCTCAATGTGCCGATCGAGACGGCAGGTAAGCGCGGCGACCGGATTCGACAGGCGCAGCAACTGGCCGAAGCGGCACGCTTGAATATCGCGGAGACCGCGTGGCAGGTACGCCGTCGCGTGCGCAGCAGCTTGCTTGGCGTGTATCCCACCGTGCCCTTGCTGCGTCGACAACAGGAGCGACAAGCGGAGCTGGTCAGGTTGATCGAACGGCGCACGGCAACCGGGGAGGCATCGCAACCGGAGCTCACCCAGGCACGCATCACGCTCAACCAGCTCAGCTTGAATCTGCAGGAGGCGCAGAAGCGTCTCGCAGAAAACCGGGTGCAGTTGGCCTCGGCCCTGGGCCTGCCCGTGAGTGCGCTTGATGGCATCACGCTGTCGCTGACGGCGTTCGAGCAGGTACCACCCCTGAGCGCGCTGCCGTCGCATGACGTGCGACGGCAAGCGCTGCGGGATCGACCCGACGTCCGCGCGGCACTGGCGGACTACGAAGCCAGTCAGGCCGCGTTGCAAGGCGAAGTGGCGAAACAATATCCCGACATCACGCTCGGTCCGG harbors:
- a CDS encoding TolC family protein, whose protein sequence is MNKHATRLLVIGLTLGLTACASYRPRPLEPATTVAAFEQRSLRDPGLQVFLQRHDATPTTTTTPSSWDLRSLTWVALYYQPDLDVARAKWRVAEAAVITAGARPNPTLDFTNQYNVDAPAGVGPWTVGPTLNVPIETAGKRGDRIRQAQQLAEAARLNIAETAWQVRRRVRSSLLGVYPTVPLLRRQQERQAELVRLIERRTATGEASQPELTQARITLNQLSLNLQEAQKRLAENRVQLASALGLPVSALDGITLSLTAFEQVPPLSALPSHDVRRQALRDRPDVRAALADYEASQAALQGEVAKQYPDITLGPGFLWDAAQAKWSLGLSLVLPLLNHNQGPIAEARARRQQAAANFLAVQAQAIGEVDQALAGYRQVVRKLATADALLAAQRKASLSAEALYRAGETDRLSLIGAQVELAAAELARLDTLLQAQQSLGALEDAMRHPLGALATDIHTLENAPRMQDSQP